Proteins encoded together in one Lathyrus oleraceus cultivar Zhongwan6 chromosome 5, CAAS_Psat_ZW6_1.0, whole genome shotgun sequence window:
- the LOC127087169 gene encoding pentatricopeptide repeat-containing protein At1g07590, mitochondrial has protein sequence MKKHEQNTEWGQNRTSMSMRSLRSLVVQAKFIQTIRRTVGAIETHFSFKLFCTQTTQNQDSLCKRIEKLPKGESIASAFRSWMGDGFPVRGADVFHTINRLRKLNFNKRALEVMEWVIRERPYRPRELDYSYLLEFTTKLHGIPHGENLFTRVPVEFQNELLYNNLVIACLDKGVVRLSLEYMKRMRELGHPISHLVFNRLIILHSSPGRRKMIPGLLTQMKADKVTPHVSTYNILMKIEANEHNLENLMRFFDQMKRVRVEPNEISYCILATAHAVARLYTATEMYVEAVEKSMTGNNWSSLDVLLILYGYLGSQKDLERIWDIIKGLPFVRSKSYLLAIEAFGRIGELNRAEEIWSEMESLKGLKSVEQFNSMMTVYCKHGVLDKASRLYKNMKTNGCKPNAITYRHLALGCLKSGKSEQALKTLELGMRQTVNKKVRNSTPWLETTLSIAEIFAEKGDVGNVERLFEEFHKAKYCRYTFVYNTLIKAYVKAKIYNPNLLRRMILGGANPDAETYSLLKIAEQFQT, from the exons ATGAAAAAGCATGAGCAGAACACTGAATGGGGTCAGAATAGAACAAGCATGAGCATGCGTAGTCTAAGGAGTCTCGTAGTACAAGCGAAGTTCATACAGACAATACGTCGAACAGTTGGTGCTATTGAAACCCATTTCAGTTTCAAACTCTTTTGCACGCAAACCACACAAAACCAAGACAGCTTATGCAAGAGAATCGAAAAGCTTCCCAAAGGAGAATCAATAGCTTCCGCTTTCCGTAGTTGGATGGGTGATGGCTTCCCCGTTCGCGGCGCCGACGTCTTTCACACCATTAACCGTCTCAGAAAACTCAACTTCAACAAACGCGCACTTGAG GTGATGGAATGGGTGATTAGGGAGAGACCCTATAGACCTAGGGAGTTGGATTATTCTTATTTACTGGAATTCACAACTAAGCTTCATGGAATTCCACATGGTGAAAATCTATTCACTCGTGTTCCTGTTGAATTTCAGAATGAGTTACTCTACAACAATCTTGTGATTGCTTGTTTGGATAAAGGTGTCGTAAGGCTTTCACTTGAGTACATGAAGAGAATGAGGGAATTGGGTCATCCCATTTCGCATTTGGTCTTTAACCGATTAATAATTCTGCATTCCTCGCCGGGTCGCAGGAAGATGATACCTGGTTTACTTACTCAAATGAAGGCTGATAAGGTTACACCGCATGTTTCAACATACAATATTTTGATGAAAATAGAGGCCAATGAACACAATCTTGAAAATTTGATGAGGTTTTTTGATCAAATGAAACGGGTGCGGGTTGAGCCAAATGAAATATCTTACTGCATTTTAGCTACTGCACATGCAGTTGCTAGATTGTACACTGCAACTGAAATGTATGTTGAGGCTGTGGAGAAATCTATGACGGGGAATAACTGGTCATCATTGGATGTCTTGCTTATATTGTATGGGTATCTAGGGAGCCAGAAGGATCTGGAAAGGATTTGGGATATCATTAAAGGACTTCCCTTTGTTAGATCTAAAAGTTATTTGTTAGCCATTGAGGCATTTGGTAGGATTGGAGAATTAAACCGAGCTGAAGAGATTTGGTCAGAAATGGAGTCGTTAAAAGGATTGAAATCTGTAGAGCAATTTAATTCAATGATGACTGTGTATTGCAAGCATGGAGTACTTGACAAAGCATCTAGATTATACAAAAATATGAAGACAAATGGGTGCAAACCGAATGCCATAACGTATCGTCATCTTGCTCTAGGCTGCTTGAAATCTGGTAAGTCAGAGCAAGCTTTGAAGACATTAGAATTGGGCATGCGTCAAACTGTAAACAAGAAGGTTAGAAATTCAACACCATGGTTGGAGACTACACTTTCAATTGCTGAGATTTTTGCTGAAAAGGGGGATGTTGGAAATGTTGAGAGATTGTTTGAAGAGTTTCATAAAGCTAAGTACTGTAGGTATACTTTTGTATATAATACCTTGATTAAGGCTTATGTAAAAGCTAAGATTTATAATCCAAATCTTTTGAGAAGGATGATTCTTGGAGGAGCTAATCCTGATGCTGAAACTTACAGTCTTTTGAAAATTGCTGAACAGTTTCAGACCTGA
- the LOC127087171 gene encoding outer envelope pore protein 16, chloroplastic-like — protein MPSGSISGSLSSPKVDVVIDTGNPFLNLTVDGFLKIGAVAVTRSVAEDTYNILRKGSISSNDFEKTLKKLCKEGAYWGTIAGVYVGMQYGSERILGTRDWKNAMVGGAVTGALASAVSNNKADKIAIDAITGAAIATAAEFINYLT, from the exons ATGCCTAGTGGTAGCATTTCAGGGTCACTGTCTTCTCCCAAGGTGGATGTGGTTATTGACACTGGCAATCCATTCCTTAACCTCACTGTTGATGGTTTTTTGAAGATTGGAGCT gTTGCAGTTACAAGATCAGTTGCAGAGGATACCTATAACATTCTTCGAAAGG GAAGCATCTCAAGTAATGATTTTGAGAAAACT CTGAAGAAGTTGTGTAAGGAAGGTGCATACTGGG GAACTATAGCCGGAGTGTATGTTGGAATGCAATATGGTTCAGAGAGGATCCTTGGCACCAGGGACTGG AAGAATGCCATGGTCGGAGGTGCAGTGACAGGGGCTTTGGCATCTGCAGTCAGCAACAACAAAGCAGACAAGATTGCAATAGATGCCATTACAGGGGCTGCAATTGCGACAGCTGCAGAATTCATAAATTACCTTACCTGA
- the LOC127087172 gene encoding outer envelope pore protein 16, chloroplastic, whose amino-acid sequence MPRSSFSGSLSSPKLDVVIDMGNPFLNLTVDGFLKIGAVAATRSVAEDTFHIIRKGSISSNDFEKSLKKMCKEGAYWGAIAGVYVGMEYGVERIRGTRDWKNAMFGGAVTGALVSAASNNKKDKIAVDAITGAAIATAAEFINYLT is encoded by the exons ATGCCTCGTAGCAGTTTTTCAGGGTCACTGTCTTCTCCCAAGCTGGATGTGGTTATAGACATGGGCAATCCATTCCTTAACCTTACTGTTGATGGTTTCTTGAAGATTGGAGCT gTTGCAGCAACAAGATCAGTTGCAGAGGATACCTTTCATATCATTCGAAAGG GAAGTATCTCAAGTAATGATTTTGAGAAATCT CTGAAGAAGATGTGTAAAGAAGGTGCATACTGGG GAGCTATAGCCGGCGTATATGTTGGAATGGAATATGGTGTAGAGAGGATCCGTGGCACCAGGGACTGG AAGAATGCCATGTTCGGAGGTGCAGTGACAGGGGCTCTGGTATCTGCAGCCAGCAACAACAAAAAAGACAAGATTGCAGTAGATGCCATTACAGGTGCTGCAATTGCGACAGCTGCAGAATTCATAAATTACCTTACCTGA